In one Rhodococcus sp. B50 genomic region, the following are encoded:
- a CDS encoding IclR family transcriptional regulator domain-containing protein — MTTPDVTSPTVVRENPGASPDYVQSLARGLSVIKAFGAHTQRQSLSDVARATGLTRATARRFLLTLIELGYVRTDGSQFWLTPRVLELGYSYLSALTLPEVARPHLEALAEKVKESTSVSVLDGDDVVYVARVPVSRIMTVTITLGTRFPAYATSMGRVLLAGLTDDEFEACLARADLAPITGNTVTTAEALREEVAAVRRNGYCVVDQELEEGLRSLAAPIRDASGTVVASVNLSTHAARYRMETVHDELVPALLATAEAISTDLARTQTHQ, encoded by the coding sequence GTGACCACTCCCGATGTCACGTCACCGACGGTCGTCCGCGAGAACCCCGGGGCGTCACCCGATTACGTGCAGTCGCTGGCCCGCGGCCTGTCGGTCATCAAAGCCTTCGGTGCGCACACCCAACGGCAGTCGCTCTCGGACGTCGCCCGCGCGACCGGCCTCACCCGCGCCACCGCCCGCCGATTCCTGCTGACCCTCATCGAACTCGGCTACGTCCGCACCGACGGATCCCAGTTCTGGCTCACCCCGCGGGTGCTCGAACTCGGATACAGCTATCTGTCCGCGCTGACGCTGCCGGAGGTCGCGCGGCCGCATCTCGAAGCGCTCGCCGAGAAGGTCAAGGAATCGACCTCGGTGTCGGTGCTCGACGGAGACGACGTCGTCTACGTCGCGCGAGTCCCTGTCAGTCGCATCATGACCGTCACCATCACACTCGGCACCCGCTTCCCCGCCTACGCGACCTCCATGGGACGAGTGCTGCTCGCCGGCCTGACCGACGACGAGTTCGAGGCCTGTCTCGCCCGGGCCGATCTCGCACCCATCACCGGCAACACCGTCACCACAGCCGAGGCGCTGCGCGAAGAGGTCGCCGCGGTGCGTCGCAACGGATACTGCGTGGTCGACCAGGAACTCGAAGAAGGCCTGCGATCGCTCGCCGCACCGATCCGCGACGCGTCGGGAACCGTTGTGGCGTCGGTGAACCTGTCGACCCATGCGGCGCGCTACCGGATGGAGACCGTGCACGACGAGCTCGTCCCGGCGCTGCTCGCCACCGCCGAGGCGATCTCCACAGATCTCGCCCGCACCCAGACCCACCAGTGA